One part of the Lycium ferocissimum isolate CSIRO_LF1 chromosome 8, AGI_CSIRO_Lferr_CH_V1, whole genome shotgun sequence genome encodes these proteins:
- the LOC132068583 gene encoding GDSL esterase/lipase At4g01130-like: MSFWCSIAVWLLLIGSSSLVESKCAFEAIFNFGDSNTDTGGFCAAFPPQGSPYGMTYFKRPVGRPTDGRVIVDFLAQAFGLPFVSPYLQSIGSDFKHGANFATSASTVLMPQTSLFVSGVSPFYLDVQLQQFKEFKVKVDALQNKGNTNLPPSDIFGKSLYTFYIGQNDFTGNLASQGIGGVKQYLPQVVSKITSTIKEIHGLGGRTFFVLNLAPIGCYPMFLVQLSHDSSDIDEFGCLKSYDNAVVEYNNMLKEALAQTRKELSDANVVYVDTHSVLLELFQHPTSHGLKYGTRACCGHGGGSYNFNQQVLCGNTKEIDGQTLSATACEDPYNYVSWDGIHATDAANKQIASAILSDSHFDPPFSLHKLCDIQRIG, encoded by the exons atgagtttttggtGTTCAATTGCGGTTTGGTTACTTTTAATAGGAAGTTCTAGTTTGGTGGAAAGCAAATGTGCATTTGAGGCTATCTTTAACTTTGGAGACTCCAACACTGATACAG GTGGATTTTGTGCAGCATTTCCACCTCAAGGGTCTCCTTATGGAATGACTTATTTCAAAAGACCAGTAGGACGACCAACTGATGGCAGGGTTATCGTTGATTTTCTTG CTCAAGCATTTGGTTTGCCATTTGTGAGTCCATATTTGCAATCAATTGGATCTGATTTCAAACATGGTGCCAACTTTGCAACATCTGCATCCACAGTGCTCATGCCACAAACATCATTGTTTGTATCAGGCGTTAGCCCCTTCTATCTTGATGTTCAGCTACAACAGTTCAAGGAATTTAAGGTCAAAGTCGATGCACTTCAGAATAAAG GGAATACTAATCTGCCTCCCTCAGACATATTTGGGAAGTCACTTTATACATTCTACATAGGTCAGAATGATTTCACTGGCAATTTGGCAAGTCAAGGAATAGGTGGAGTGAAGCAGTACTTACCTCAAGTAGTTTCCAAAATTACTAGCACCATCAAG GAAATCCATGGATTAGGGGGGAGAACATTTTTCGTACTTAACCTTGCACCAATTGGATGCTACCCAATGTTTCTGGTCCAGCTCTCTCACGATAGTTCTGATATTGATGAGTTTGGGTGCTTGAAATCATACGACAATGCAGTGGTGGAATATAACAATATGCTTAAAGAAGCATTGGCACAAACCAGAAAAGAACTTTCAGATGCAAATGTTGTTTATGTGGATACTCATTCTGTGCTCCTGGAGCTTTTCCAACACCCCACTTCTCACG GGTTAAAATATGGAACCAGAGCATGTTGTGGACATGGAGGAGGTTCTTACAACTTCAACCAGCAGGTATTATGCGGAAATACCAAAGAGATAGATGGACAAACATTGTCAGCCACAGCTTGTGAGGATCCATACAATTATGTAAGCTGGGATGGGATACATGCCACTGACGCAGCAAACAAACAAATTGCATCTGCCATTCTCAGTGATTCTCATTTTGATCCTCCATTTTCACTACATAAATTATGTGATATTCAGCGAATCGGTTGA